A portion of the Pseudomonas sp. PSE14 genome contains these proteins:
- the nadE gene encoding ammonia-dependent NAD(+) synthetase, which produces MKATQQAIATELNVQPPFKGPDNVQAEIQRRVRFIQDCLKGSGMKTLVLGISGGVDSLTAGMLCQRAVEGLRAETGDQSYRFLAVRLPYNVQGDEHDAQESVDVIAPDERHTVNIGPSVQALAAQTLALEGLPAGTRDFALGNTKARVRMVAQYTIANARQGLVVGTDHAAEAVMGFFTKFGDGACDLAPLTGLVKNQVRTIARTLGAPENLVEKVPTADLEDLAPGKPDEHSHGVTYKEIDAFLHGEEVSQEAFDIIVRTFEKTRHKRALPTTP; this is translated from the coding sequence ATGAAAGCCACCCAGCAAGCCATCGCGACCGAGCTGAATGTCCAGCCGCCATTCAAGGGCCCGGACAACGTCCAGGCTGAAATCCAGCGCCGCGTGCGCTTCATCCAGGACTGCCTGAAAGGCTCGGGCATGAAGACCCTGGTGCTGGGCATCAGCGGCGGTGTCGACTCGCTCACCGCCGGCATGCTCTGCCAGCGCGCGGTGGAAGGCCTGCGCGCCGAGACCGGCGACCAGAGCTATCGCTTCCTCGCCGTGCGCCTGCCCTACAACGTGCAGGGCGACGAGCATGACGCCCAGGAATCGGTGGACGTCATCGCCCCGGACGAGCGCCACACCGTGAACATCGGCCCGTCGGTGCAGGCGCTGGCTGCCCAGACCCTGGCGCTGGAGGGCCTGCCCGCAGGCACCCGCGACTTCGCCCTGGGCAACACCAAGGCGCGCGTCCGCATGGTCGCCCAGTACACCATCGCCAATGCCCGCCAGGGTCTCGTCGTCGGCACCGATCATGCCGCCGAGGCGGTGATGGGCTTCTTCACCAAGTTCGGCGACGGCGCCTGCGACCTCGCCCCACTCACCGGCCTGGTGAAGAACCAGGTCCGCACCATTGCCCGCACCCTCGGCGCACCGGAAAACCTGGTGGAGAAAGTGCCCACCGCCGACCTCGAAGACCTCGCCCCCGGTAAGCCGGACGAACATTCCCACGGCGTGACCTACAAGGAAATCGACGCCTTCCTGCATGGCGAGGAGGTCAGCCAGGAAGCCTTCGACATCATCGTCCGCACCTTCGAGAAGACCCGCCACAAGCGCGCCCTGCCGACCACCCCATGA
- a CDS encoding hemolysin III family protein produces the protein MYHGERFNAWTHLIGAVAALVGGISLLVATSLLGEPLRIVSVAVYGTTLTMLYSISTLYHSVRGRAKVILRKLDHLSIYLLIAGSYTPFCLVTLKGAWGWTLFGIVWSMAVIGMLQEIKPRSEARVLSIIIYAVMGWIVLIAVGPLYRALGGAGFAWLVGGGAFYTIGIIFFAYDSRFRHWHGIWHLFVIAGSLLHFIAIWRYVIPAR, from the coding sequence ATGTATCACGGTGAACGCTTCAATGCCTGGACCCATCTGATCGGAGCCGTGGCGGCGCTGGTCGGCGGCATCAGCCTGCTGGTCGCCACCAGCCTGCTCGGCGAGCCGCTGCGCATCGTCAGCGTGGCGGTGTATGGCACTACGTTGACGATGCTTTACAGCATTTCCACGCTGTACCACAGCGTGCGCGGACGGGCGAAGGTCATCCTGCGCAAGCTCGACCACCTGTCCATCTATCTGCTGATCGCCGGCAGCTACACGCCGTTCTGCCTGGTGACGCTCAAGGGCGCCTGGGGCTGGACGCTGTTCGGCATCGTCTGGAGCATGGCGGTGATTGGCATGCTCCAGGAGATCAAGCCGCGCTCCGAGGCGCGGGTGCTGTCGATCATCATCTACGCGGTGATGGGCTGGATCGTGCTGATCGCCGTAGGCCCGCTGTATCGCGCGCTGGGCGGCGCCGGGTTCGCCTGGCTGGTAGGGGGCGGCGCCTTCTACACCATCGGCATCATCTTCTTCGCCTACGACAGCCGCTTCCGCCACTGGCATGGCATCTGGCACCTGTTCGTGATCGCCGGCAGCCTGCTGCACTTCATCGCCATCTGGCGCTACGTCATCCCGGCGCGGTGA
- the azu gene encoding azurin — protein sequence MFRKLAAVSLLGLFSAPLLAAECSVDIQGNDQMQFSTNAISVDKSCKTFTVNLSHPGSLPKNVMGHNWVLTTAADMQGVVTDGMAAGLDKNYIKDGDTRVIAHTKIIGSGEKDSVTFDVSKLKAGDAYAFFCSFPGHSAMMKGTLTLK from the coding sequence ATGTTCCGTAAACTCGCTGCTGTATCCCTGCTCGGCCTGTTCAGTGCTCCGCTGCTGGCCGCCGAATGCTCCGTGGACATCCAGGGCAACGACCAGATGCAGTTCAGCACCAACGCCATCAGCGTCGACAAGAGCTGCAAGACCTTCACCGTCAACCTGTCCCACCCCGGCAGCCTGCCGAAGAACGTCATGGGCCATAACTGGGTGCTGACCACCGCCGCCGACATGCAGGGCGTGGTGACCGACGGCATGGCCGCCGGCCTGGACAAGAACTACATCAAGGATGGCGACACCCGCGTGATCGCTCACACCAAGATCATCGGTTCCGGCGAGAAGGACTCGGTGACCTTCGATGTGTCCAAGCTCAAGGCGGGCGATGCGTACGCCTTCTTCTGCTCCTTCCCGGGCCACTCGGCCATGATGAAGGGCACCCTGACCCTGAAGTGA